The Oncorhynchus tshawytscha isolate Ot180627B linkage group LG12, Otsh_v2.0, whole genome shotgun sequence genome includes a window with the following:
- the ulk1a gene encoding serine/threonine-protein kinase ULK1a isoform X3, giving the protein METIGKFEFNRKDLIGHGAFAVVFKGRHKERHDMEVAVKCINKKNLAKSHSLLGKEIKILKELKHENIVGLLDFQEMAGCVYLVMEYCNGGDLAEYLHSKATLSEDTIRIFLQQIAGAMKVLKEKGILHRDLKPQNILLCHPEGRKSSPNNTCIKIADFGFARHLQCNTMAATLCGSPMYMAPEVIMSQNYDAKADLWSIGTIVYQCLTGKAPFQASSPQELRLFYERNRDLQPSIPRETSVHLRHLLLGLLQRNHKERMDFDEFFHHSFLESSSSTKKSSPVPMPSYPSSGSASSSSSSSTFHLASSPQHSDAVLQRLQPKAEPTPSRYTALHYSRNTSSEMDDFVMVPAQFPSEITCDMGDGSPVQGSMLYSGRPAEFNGSNYSQSVPIPVPTQIHNYQRIEQNLHPAGLHGSTRATLCCVDSSSGSSPGSRKTGASLLPSGPGGAVLSHRRLSAGGAKPYQPSPQVGTIPETPEQTGLFSTWTGQQSPQATPPHEFPRPTSFEDLPIIPTRTRTVSDLSHISRAAGKRKGPFKRSLSADRLSDMMLKAAFGAQLLDGGSNESLPTERSMDTTAPTSGALRVAGTSASGSPTSVVFTGGSPSRGNAGTPPNPTRTFSAVGSPSYVSPSWSISRGTHRDVPNYQHITHPMTASPDRAIDFDPPELPEETLMGQWHTDGLRNLRFTLAFVHCVMEIASSKDTGLESETSEDAPDVSFLQQSLVADQISLLSREWGYAEQLVLYMKAAEYLSSALHTAMEDIREGKLFPSSTVKQVMKKMNELYKSSVTSCRSLNARLQSFLLNKQRLMDHMSNITAEKLIYSHTVTMVQSAALDEMFHRGQAPIQRYHKALLLMEGLSLTITEQVDIDNISKCKQCIERRLLSALQTAQCD; this is encoded by the exons ATGGAGACTATTGGGAAATTCGAGTTCAACAGGAAAGATCTGATTGGACATGGTGCCTTTGCCGTGGTGTTCAAAGGGAGACATAAGGAG AGGCATGACATGGAAGTAGCTGTGAAATGTATTAACAAGAAGAATTTGGCAAAATCCCATTCCCTGTTAGGAAAAGAGATTAAAATATTAAAG GAACTGAAACATGAGAATATCGTTGGACTACTTGACTTCCAG GAAATGGCTGGGTGTGTGTATCTGGTCATGGAG TACTGCAATGGAGGAGATTTGGCAGAATACCTCCACT CTAAGGCTACTCTGAGTGAGGACACCATCCGGATCTTCCTCCAGCAGATAGCTGGGGCCATGAAGGTGCTGAAAGAAAAGGGCATCCTCCACAGAGACCTCAAACCTCAGAACATCCTCCTCTGTCACCCTGAGGGACGCAAGTCCAGCCCTAACAACACCTGCATCAAGATAG CTGATTTTGGCTTTGCACGTCACCTCCAGTGTAACACTATGGCAGCCACTCTGTGTGGCTCCCCAATGTATATG GCCCCGGAGGTGATCATGTCCCAGAACTATGATGCCAAGGCCGACCTGTGGAGCATAGGAACCATAGTGTACCAGTGTTTAACTGGGAAAGCTCCCTTTCAG GCCAGTAGCCCCCAGGAGCTGCGCCTCTTCTATGAGAGAAACAGGGACCTCCAGCCCAG CATTCCACGGGAGACGTCAGTCCACCTGAGACACCTGCTCCTGGGCCTGCTGCAAAGGAACCATAAGGAGCGCATGGACTTTG ATGAGTTTTTCCATCACTCTTTCCTGGAGTCAAGTTCATCCACAAAGAAAT CCTCTCCGGTGCCCATGCCCTCCTACCCCAGCTCTGGGTCTGCCAGCTCCTCTAGCAGCTCCTCCACCTTTCACCTGGCCTCCTCCCCTCAA CATTCCGATGCGGTGCTGCAGAGACTCCAGCCCAAGGCCGAGCCCACCCCTTCCCGGTACACAGCCCTCCACTACAGCAGGAACACCTCCTCTGAGATGGATGACTTTGTCATGGTGCCTGCCCAGTTCCCCA GTGAGATCACATGTGACATGGGAGATGGGTCACCTGTCCAGGGCAGCATGTTGTACAGTGG CAGGCCTGCAGAGTTCAATGGGAGTAACTACAGCCAGTCTGTACCCATTCCTGTCCCAACACAGATCCACAACTACCAGCGCATAGAACAAAACCTACACCCCGCTGGCCTGCATGGCTCAACCAG GGCCACCCTTTGCTGTGttgatagtagtagtggcagtTCCCCAGGGAGTAGGAAGACTGGAGCCTCCCTTCTCCCATCAGGCCCCGGGGGGGCAGTGCTCAGCCACCGCAGGCTATCAGCTGGAGGGGCCAAACCCTACCAGCCCTCTCCACAAG TGGGCACTATCCCAGAGACCCCAGAGCAGACTGGCCTCTTCAGCACCTGGACAGGACAACAGAGCCCTCAG gcCACGCCTCCACATGAATTCCCCCGGCCCACCAGCTTTGAGGATTTGCCCATCATTCCCACCCGAACACGGACGGTATCAGACTTGAGCCACATCAGCAGGGCCGCAGGGAAGAGGAAGGGCCCCTTCAAAAG GTCTCTGAGTGCAGACCGTCTGTCTGACATGATGCTAAAGGCTGCTTTTGGAGCTCAGCTGCTGGATGGAGGAAGTAACGAGAGCCTTCCCACTGAGAGGTCCATGGACACCACAG CTCCAACTAGTGGTGCTCTGAGGGTTGCAGGAACCTCAGCCTCAGGCAGTCCCACCTCAGTCGTGTTCACTGGGGGATCTCCATCCAGAGGAAATGCCGGGACCCCACCAAATCCCACCAGGACGTTCTCAG CAGTGGGTTCCCCCAGCTATGTCAGCCCATCCTGGTCAATCAGCAGAGGAACCCATAGAGATGTACCTAACTACCAGCATATTACCCACCCCATGACAGCCAGCCCAGACAGGGCCATAGATTTTGACCCTCCAGAGCTCCCAGAGGAGACACTGATGGGG CAGTGGCATACGGATGGCCTGAGAAACCTGCGCTTCACTCTTGCCTTTGTCCACTGTGTCATGGAGATAGCCAGTTCTAAAGACACTGGACTTGAGAGTGAGACCAGTGAGGACGCTCCTGATGTGTCTTTTCTGCAGCAAAGCTTGGTGGCTGATCAGATCAGTCTTCTAAGTCGGGAGTGGGG CTATGCAGAGCAGCTGGTGCTGTACATGAAGGCTGCAGAATATCTTTCGTCTGCATTACACACTGCTATGGAGGACATCAGAGAAGGCAAACTCTTCCCCTCCTCTACTGTCAAGCAAG TGATGAAGAAGATGAATGAGCTGTATAAGAGCAGTGTGACGTCTTGTCGGTCTCTCAACGCCCGCCTGCAGAGCTTCCTCCTCAACAAGCAGAGACTGATGGACCACATGAGCAACATCACTGCAGAGAAACTCATCTACAGTCACACCGTGACCATG GTGCAGTCAGCAGCCCTAGATGAGATGTTCCACCGTGGCCAGGCGCCCATCCAGAGATACCATAAAGCCCTTCTGCTCATGGAGGGCTTGTCCCTTACCATCACAGAGCAGGTAGACATCGACAACATAAGTAAAT GTAAACAGTGTATTGAGAGacgcctcctctctgctctgcagaCTGCACAGTGTGATTGA
- the ulk1a gene encoding serine/threonine-protein kinase ULK1a isoform X1: METIGKFEFNRKDLIGHGAFAVVFKGRHKERHDMEVAVKCINKKNLAKSHSLLGKEIKILKELKHENIVGLLDFQEMAGCVYLVMEYCNGGDLAEYLHSKATLSEDTIRIFLQQIAGAMKVLKEKGILHRDLKPQNILLCHPEGRKSSPNNTCIKIADFGFARHLQCNTMAATLCGSPMYMAPEVIMSQNYDAKADLWSIGTIVYQCLTGKAPFQASSPQELRLFYERNRDLQPSIPRETSVHLRHLLLGLLQRNHKERMDFDEFFHHSFLESSSSTKKSSPVPMPSYPSSGSASSSSSSSTFHLASSPQHSDAVLQRLQPKAEPTPSRYTALHYSRNTSSEMDDFVMVPAQFPSEITCDMGDGSPVQGSMLYSGSSLLAAGVLGSLGRTPPPSSTLCPPNPVSRPAEFNGSNYSQSVPIPVPTQIHNYQRIEQNLHPAGLHGSTRATLCCVDSSSGSSPGSRKTGASLLPSGPGGAVLSHRRLSAGGAKPYQPSPQVGTIPETPEQTGLFSTWTGQQSPQATPPHEFPRPTSFEDLPIIPTRTRTVSDLSHISRAAGKRKGPFKRSLSADRLSDMMLKAAFGAQLLDGGSNESLPTERSMDTTAPTSGALRVAGTSASGSPTSVVFTGGSPSRGNAGTPPNPTRTFSAVGSPSYVSPSWSISRGTHRDVPNYQHITHPMTASPDRAIDFDPPELPEETLMGQWHTDGLRNLRFTLAFVHCVMEIASSKDTGLESETSEDAPDVSFLQQSLVADQISLLSREWGYAEQLVLYMKAAEYLSSALHTAMEDIREGKLFPSSTVKQVMKKMNELYKSSVTSCRSLNARLQSFLLNKQRLMDHMSNITAEKLIYSHTVTMVQSAALDEMFHRGQAPIQRYHKALLLMEGLSLTITEQVDIDNISKCKQCIERRLLSALQTAQCD, from the exons ATGGAGACTATTGGGAAATTCGAGTTCAACAGGAAAGATCTGATTGGACATGGTGCCTTTGCCGTGGTGTTCAAAGGGAGACATAAGGAG AGGCATGACATGGAAGTAGCTGTGAAATGTATTAACAAGAAGAATTTGGCAAAATCCCATTCCCTGTTAGGAAAAGAGATTAAAATATTAAAG GAACTGAAACATGAGAATATCGTTGGACTACTTGACTTCCAG GAAATGGCTGGGTGTGTGTATCTGGTCATGGAG TACTGCAATGGAGGAGATTTGGCAGAATACCTCCACT CTAAGGCTACTCTGAGTGAGGACACCATCCGGATCTTCCTCCAGCAGATAGCTGGGGCCATGAAGGTGCTGAAAGAAAAGGGCATCCTCCACAGAGACCTCAAACCTCAGAACATCCTCCTCTGTCACCCTGAGGGACGCAAGTCCAGCCCTAACAACACCTGCATCAAGATAG CTGATTTTGGCTTTGCACGTCACCTCCAGTGTAACACTATGGCAGCCACTCTGTGTGGCTCCCCAATGTATATG GCCCCGGAGGTGATCATGTCCCAGAACTATGATGCCAAGGCCGACCTGTGGAGCATAGGAACCATAGTGTACCAGTGTTTAACTGGGAAAGCTCCCTTTCAG GCCAGTAGCCCCCAGGAGCTGCGCCTCTTCTATGAGAGAAACAGGGACCTCCAGCCCAG CATTCCACGGGAGACGTCAGTCCACCTGAGACACCTGCTCCTGGGCCTGCTGCAAAGGAACCATAAGGAGCGCATGGACTTTG ATGAGTTTTTCCATCACTCTTTCCTGGAGTCAAGTTCATCCACAAAGAAAT CCTCTCCGGTGCCCATGCCCTCCTACCCCAGCTCTGGGTCTGCCAGCTCCTCTAGCAGCTCCTCCACCTTTCACCTGGCCTCCTCCCCTCAA CATTCCGATGCGGTGCTGCAGAGACTCCAGCCCAAGGCCGAGCCCACCCCTTCCCGGTACACAGCCCTCCACTACAGCAGGAACACCTCCTCTGAGATGGATGACTTTGTCATGGTGCCTGCCCAGTTCCCCA GTGAGATCACATGTGACATGGGAGATGGGTCACCTGTCCAGGGCAGCATGTTGTACAGTGG GAGCTCTCTGCTGGCTGCTGGGGTACTTGGGAGTCTAGGCAGGacaccacccccctcttcaacCCTCTGCCCCCCTAATCCTGTTAG CAGGCCTGCAGAGTTCAATGGGAGTAACTACAGCCAGTCTGTACCCATTCCTGTCCCAACACAGATCCACAACTACCAGCGCATAGAACAAAACCTACACCCCGCTGGCCTGCATGGCTCAACCAG GGCCACCCTTTGCTGTGttgatagtagtagtggcagtTCCCCAGGGAGTAGGAAGACTGGAGCCTCCCTTCTCCCATCAGGCCCCGGGGGGGCAGTGCTCAGCCACCGCAGGCTATCAGCTGGAGGGGCCAAACCCTACCAGCCCTCTCCACAAG TGGGCACTATCCCAGAGACCCCAGAGCAGACTGGCCTCTTCAGCACCTGGACAGGACAACAGAGCCCTCAG gcCACGCCTCCACATGAATTCCCCCGGCCCACCAGCTTTGAGGATTTGCCCATCATTCCCACCCGAACACGGACGGTATCAGACTTGAGCCACATCAGCAGGGCCGCAGGGAAGAGGAAGGGCCCCTTCAAAAG GTCTCTGAGTGCAGACCGTCTGTCTGACATGATGCTAAAGGCTGCTTTTGGAGCTCAGCTGCTGGATGGAGGAAGTAACGAGAGCCTTCCCACTGAGAGGTCCATGGACACCACAG CTCCAACTAGTGGTGCTCTGAGGGTTGCAGGAACCTCAGCCTCAGGCAGTCCCACCTCAGTCGTGTTCACTGGGGGATCTCCATCCAGAGGAAATGCCGGGACCCCACCAAATCCCACCAGGACGTTCTCAG CAGTGGGTTCCCCCAGCTATGTCAGCCCATCCTGGTCAATCAGCAGAGGAACCCATAGAGATGTACCTAACTACCAGCATATTACCCACCCCATGACAGCCAGCCCAGACAGGGCCATAGATTTTGACCCTCCAGAGCTCCCAGAGGAGACACTGATGGGG CAGTGGCATACGGATGGCCTGAGAAACCTGCGCTTCACTCTTGCCTTTGTCCACTGTGTCATGGAGATAGCCAGTTCTAAAGACACTGGACTTGAGAGTGAGACCAGTGAGGACGCTCCTGATGTGTCTTTTCTGCAGCAAAGCTTGGTGGCTGATCAGATCAGTCTTCTAAGTCGGGAGTGGGG CTATGCAGAGCAGCTGGTGCTGTACATGAAGGCTGCAGAATATCTTTCGTCTGCATTACACACTGCTATGGAGGACATCAGAGAAGGCAAACTCTTCCCCTCCTCTACTGTCAAGCAAG TGATGAAGAAGATGAATGAGCTGTATAAGAGCAGTGTGACGTCTTGTCGGTCTCTCAACGCCCGCCTGCAGAGCTTCCTCCTCAACAAGCAGAGACTGATGGACCACATGAGCAACATCACTGCAGAGAAACTCATCTACAGTCACACCGTGACCATG GTGCAGTCAGCAGCCCTAGATGAGATGTTCCACCGTGGCCAGGCGCCCATCCAGAGATACCATAAAGCCCTTCTGCTCATGGAGGGCTTGTCCCTTACCATCACAGAGCAGGTAGACATCGACAACATAAGTAAAT GTAAACAGTGTATTGAGAGacgcctcctctctgctctgcagaCTGCACAGTGTGATTGA
- the ulk1a gene encoding serine/threonine-protein kinase ULK1a isoform X2, with amino-acid sequence METIGKFEFNRKDLIGHGAFAVVFKGRHKERHDMEVAVKCINKKNLAKSHSLLGKEIKILKELKHENIVGLLDFQEMAGCVYLVMEYCNGGDLAEYLHSKATLSEDTIRIFLQQIAGAMKVLKEKGILHRDLKPQNILLCHPEGRKSSPNNTCIKIADFGFARHLQCNTMAATLCGSPMYMAPEVIMSQNYDAKADLWSIGTIVYQCLTGKAPFQASSPQELRLFYERNRDLQPSIPRETSVHLRHLLLGLLQRNHKERMDFDEFFHHSFLESSSSTKKSSPVPMPSYPSSGSASSSSSSSTFHLASSPQHSDAVLQRLQPKAEPTPSRYTALHYSRNTSSEMDDFVMVPAQFPSEITCDMGDGSPVQGSMLYSGSSLLAAGVLGSLGRTPPPSSTLCPPNPVSRPAEFNGSNYSQSVPIPVPTQIHNYQRIEQNLHPAGLHGSTRATLCCVDSSSGSSPGSRKTGASLLPSGPGGAVLSHRRLSAGGAKPYQPSPQVGTIPETPEQTGLFSTWTGQQSPQATPPHEFPRPTSFEDLPIIPTRTRTVSDLSHISRAAGKRKGPFKRSLSADRLSDMMLKAAFGAQLLDGGSNESLPTERSMDTTAPTSGALRVAGTSASGSPTSVVFTGGSPSRGNAGTPPNPTRTFSVGSPSYVSPSWSISRGTHRDVPNYQHITHPMTASPDRAIDFDPPELPEETLMGQWHTDGLRNLRFTLAFVHCVMEIASSKDTGLESETSEDAPDVSFLQQSLVADQISLLSREWGYAEQLVLYMKAAEYLSSALHTAMEDIREGKLFPSSTVKQVMKKMNELYKSSVTSCRSLNARLQSFLLNKQRLMDHMSNITAEKLIYSHTVTMVQSAALDEMFHRGQAPIQRYHKALLLMEGLSLTITEQVDIDNISKCKQCIERRLLSALQTAQCD; translated from the exons ATGGAGACTATTGGGAAATTCGAGTTCAACAGGAAAGATCTGATTGGACATGGTGCCTTTGCCGTGGTGTTCAAAGGGAGACATAAGGAG AGGCATGACATGGAAGTAGCTGTGAAATGTATTAACAAGAAGAATTTGGCAAAATCCCATTCCCTGTTAGGAAAAGAGATTAAAATATTAAAG GAACTGAAACATGAGAATATCGTTGGACTACTTGACTTCCAG GAAATGGCTGGGTGTGTGTATCTGGTCATGGAG TACTGCAATGGAGGAGATTTGGCAGAATACCTCCACT CTAAGGCTACTCTGAGTGAGGACACCATCCGGATCTTCCTCCAGCAGATAGCTGGGGCCATGAAGGTGCTGAAAGAAAAGGGCATCCTCCACAGAGACCTCAAACCTCAGAACATCCTCCTCTGTCACCCTGAGGGACGCAAGTCCAGCCCTAACAACACCTGCATCAAGATAG CTGATTTTGGCTTTGCACGTCACCTCCAGTGTAACACTATGGCAGCCACTCTGTGTGGCTCCCCAATGTATATG GCCCCGGAGGTGATCATGTCCCAGAACTATGATGCCAAGGCCGACCTGTGGAGCATAGGAACCATAGTGTACCAGTGTTTAACTGGGAAAGCTCCCTTTCAG GCCAGTAGCCCCCAGGAGCTGCGCCTCTTCTATGAGAGAAACAGGGACCTCCAGCCCAG CATTCCACGGGAGACGTCAGTCCACCTGAGACACCTGCTCCTGGGCCTGCTGCAAAGGAACCATAAGGAGCGCATGGACTTTG ATGAGTTTTTCCATCACTCTTTCCTGGAGTCAAGTTCATCCACAAAGAAAT CCTCTCCGGTGCCCATGCCCTCCTACCCCAGCTCTGGGTCTGCCAGCTCCTCTAGCAGCTCCTCCACCTTTCACCTGGCCTCCTCCCCTCAA CATTCCGATGCGGTGCTGCAGAGACTCCAGCCCAAGGCCGAGCCCACCCCTTCCCGGTACACAGCCCTCCACTACAGCAGGAACACCTCCTCTGAGATGGATGACTTTGTCATGGTGCCTGCCCAGTTCCCCA GTGAGATCACATGTGACATGGGAGATGGGTCACCTGTCCAGGGCAGCATGTTGTACAGTGG GAGCTCTCTGCTGGCTGCTGGGGTACTTGGGAGTCTAGGCAGGacaccacccccctcttcaacCCTCTGCCCCCCTAATCCTGTTAG CAGGCCTGCAGAGTTCAATGGGAGTAACTACAGCCAGTCTGTACCCATTCCTGTCCCAACACAGATCCACAACTACCAGCGCATAGAACAAAACCTACACCCCGCTGGCCTGCATGGCTCAACCAG GGCCACCCTTTGCTGTGttgatagtagtagtggcagtTCCCCAGGGAGTAGGAAGACTGGAGCCTCCCTTCTCCCATCAGGCCCCGGGGGGGCAGTGCTCAGCCACCGCAGGCTATCAGCTGGAGGGGCCAAACCCTACCAGCCCTCTCCACAAG TGGGCACTATCCCAGAGACCCCAGAGCAGACTGGCCTCTTCAGCACCTGGACAGGACAACAGAGCCCTCAG gcCACGCCTCCACATGAATTCCCCCGGCCCACCAGCTTTGAGGATTTGCCCATCATTCCCACCCGAACACGGACGGTATCAGACTTGAGCCACATCAGCAGGGCCGCAGGGAAGAGGAAGGGCCCCTTCAAAAG GTCTCTGAGTGCAGACCGTCTGTCTGACATGATGCTAAAGGCTGCTTTTGGAGCTCAGCTGCTGGATGGAGGAAGTAACGAGAGCCTTCCCACTGAGAGGTCCATGGACACCACAG CTCCAACTAGTGGTGCTCTGAGGGTTGCAGGAACCTCAGCCTCAGGCAGTCCCACCTCAGTCGTGTTCACTGGGGGATCTCCATCCAGAGGAAATGCCGGGACCCCACCAAATCCCACCAGGACGTTCTCAG TGGGTTCCCCCAGCTATGTCAGCCCATCCTGGTCAATCAGCAGAGGAACCCATAGAGATGTACCTAACTACCAGCATATTACCCACCCCATGACAGCCAGCCCAGACAGGGCCATAGATTTTGACCCTCCAGAGCTCCCAGAGGAGACACTGATGGGG CAGTGGCATACGGATGGCCTGAGAAACCTGCGCTTCACTCTTGCCTTTGTCCACTGTGTCATGGAGATAGCCAGTTCTAAAGACACTGGACTTGAGAGTGAGACCAGTGAGGACGCTCCTGATGTGTCTTTTCTGCAGCAAAGCTTGGTGGCTGATCAGATCAGTCTTCTAAGTCGGGAGTGGGG CTATGCAGAGCAGCTGGTGCTGTACATGAAGGCTGCAGAATATCTTTCGTCTGCATTACACACTGCTATGGAGGACATCAGAGAAGGCAAACTCTTCCCCTCCTCTACTGTCAAGCAAG TGATGAAGAAGATGAATGAGCTGTATAAGAGCAGTGTGACGTCTTGTCGGTCTCTCAACGCCCGCCTGCAGAGCTTCCTCCTCAACAAGCAGAGACTGATGGACCACATGAGCAACATCACTGCAGAGAAACTCATCTACAGTCACACCGTGACCATG GTGCAGTCAGCAGCCCTAGATGAGATGTTCCACCGTGGCCAGGCGCCCATCCAGAGATACCATAAAGCCCTTCTGCTCATGGAGGGCTTGTCCCTTACCATCACAGAGCAGGTAGACATCGACAACATAAGTAAAT GTAAACAGTGTATTGAGAGacgcctcctctctgctctgcagaCTGCACAGTGTGATTGA